A stretch of the Papaver somniferum cultivar HN1 chromosome 6, ASM357369v1, whole genome shotgun sequence genome encodes the following:
- the LOC113288493 gene encoding DEAD-box ATP-dependent RNA helicase 16-like — MVILADAKQNIQNEKIKEEDEEEEVKTWEELGLDPRLISALNKNGIDKPTPIQISGIPLILEGKDVVARAKTGSGKTYAYLLPLLQKLFSDTGASKKTAPSAMILVPTRELCQQVYEEVLSLIAACKVQLKVVQVTSSMVGKDLRAALAGPPDILVSTPACISTCLQSDALKTNSIQESLQLLVLDEADLLLSYGYEDDLKALTPHIPRRCQCLLMSATSSADVEKLKKLVLHSPVILTLSEVGDVKDEMIPKNVQQFWISCSTRDKQLYMLSLLKLELVQKKILIFVNTIDMGFRLKLFLEQFGIKTAVLNAELPQNSRLHILEEFNAGLFDYLIATDDSQMKEKEKANDDAQVTSKKSKRHPKPKLDSEFGVVRGIDFKNVYTVINFEMPLNAAGYVHRIGRTGRAYNTGASVSLVSEDEMEVFEEIKATLGEEEDDSKGSSNFIAPFPLLTKNAVESLRYRAEDVAKSVTKIAVRESRAQDLRNEILNSEKLKAHFESNPRDLDLLKHDKELSRKPAPAHLRAVPEYLQDPTTQEASKIVKMARAAMGKTPSKRRPASKGKSRKSKDPLKAHSAEGAKRFGKRKGKEMGGDKKKKRTKADE; from the exons ATGGTTATATTAGCTGATGCCAAACAAAATATACAGAATgagaagataaaagaagaagatgaagaagaagaagtaaagacCTGGGAAGAACTTGGATTAGACCCTCGTCTAATTAGTGCGTTAAACAAGAATGGTATTGATAAACCGACACCAATCCAAATTTCAGGAATCCCATTGATTCTG GAAGGTAAAGATGTTGTAGCTCGAGCCAAAACCGGGTCTGGGAAAACCTATGCTTATCTTCTACCTTTGCTCCAGAAGCTATTTTCTGATACAGGGGCTAGTAAAAAGACTGCTCCAAGTGCTATGATTTTGGTTCCTACTCGTGAACTATGTCAACAG gtttatgaagaggtgctgTCTTTGATTGCGGCGTGTAAAGTGCAATTGAAAGTTGTTCAAGTGACAAGCAGTATGGTGGGTAAAGACTTG CGGGCAGCGTTGGCAGGGCCGCCAGATATCTTGGTTTCAACCCCAGCTTGCATTTCGACGTGCTTGCAATCTGATGCCCTCAAAACAAATTCAATCCAAGAATCCCTTCAGCTTCTAGTACTCGATGAG GCAGACCTTCTTTTGTCatatggttatgaagatgactTGAAAGCCCTAACTCCTCATATTCCTCGCCGTTGTCAATGCCTTCTTATGTCTGCTACCTCAAG TGCTGATGTTGAGAAGCTGAAAAAGCTTGTGCTGCACAGTCCAGTTATTTTGACTCTTTCCGAAGTTGGAGATGTCAAGGATGAGATGATTCCAAAAAACGTTCAACAGTTCTGG ATTTCATGCAGTACTCGTGATAAGCAACTCTATATGCTGTCACTCTTGAAGTTGGAACTTGTTCAGAAAAAGATTCTTATTTTTGTAAATACTATTGACATGGGTTTCAGACTGAAGCTCTTTCTAGAACAG TTTGGAATCAAAACAGCTGTTTTAAATGCTGAGCTGCCGCAGAATTCGCGTCTGCACATCCTTGAG GAATTCAATGCGGGATTGTTTGATTACTTGATAGCAACAGACGACAGCCAgatgaaagagaaggagaaagccAATGATGATGCTCAGGTCACATCCAAAAAATCTAAAAGGCATCCCAAGCCAAAGTTGGACTCTGAGTTTGGAGTTGTAAGAGGAATTGATTTCAAAAATGTGTACACG GTTATAAATTTTGAAATGCCTCTTAATGCTGCTGGGTATGTCCATCGAATTGGACGTACTGGGAGAGCGTATAATACTGGTGCATCTGTTTCTCTT GTTTCCGAAGATGAGATGGAGGTTTTTGAAGAGATCAAAGCCACATtaggggaagaagaagatgacagcAAGGGTAGCTCGAATTTCATTGCTCCTTTTCCTTTGCTCACTAAAAATGCCGTGGAATCCTTAAGATATAGAGCTGAG GATGTGGCGAAGAGTGTTACAAAAATTGCTGTAAGAGAATCACGTGCTCAGGACCTGAGAAATGAAATTCTTAACTCCGAAAA GTTGAAAGCACATTTTGAAAGCAATCCAAGAGATTTGG ATCTACTGAAGCATGACAAAGAGCTAAGCAGAAAGCCCGCTCCTGCACATTTACGTGCAGTGCCGGAGTATCTCCAGGACCCGACAACACAGGAAGCAAGCAAGATTGTTAAGATGGCTAGAGCTGCAATGGGCAAAACACCTTCAAAACGTCGACCAGCTTCTAAGGGAAAATCAAGAAAAAGTAAAGATCCTCTCAAGGCTCACTCTGCT